The genome window ACTTTATGCAGGAAAAAGCGGCAGCGAAAGAAGAAAGAATAAACGGGAAAGCCGTTGAGGAAAAATCCACGGATAATTAGAAGGTAGGCAAGGGGAGCGTCGACGGGAAAAGGAAAAAGTAATGCAGGCCCGACCTGGCTGTCGCCGTAAAAATGGATCACAGCGTAACGCACCAGCGTTGCCCACTTTGGTAAGGTGGTCTAACGATTCGCCATCAAATACGGTTTAAACCGCGGCCTTGGTTTGATCCTTTCCGGATGAAGGTCACGCTGCCTGGCGATTGACAAAGGGGTTTCCTTTTCATAGGTTGAGTAACTATGGAACAGTCAATCGCGGAAATTATTCAAGAAAACAAAGGCCGGATCTGTAAGATCGACCCCACAGCAACCATCAAAGAAGCATCCAAGCTGATGAAGGCGGAGCGGGTGGGGGCGTTGCTTGTGATGAACGGGGAGAGGGTGATCGGCGTGTTGACCGAGCGCGATATTGTCTATCGCGTGATCGCCGTTGACCGGGATATTGAAACCACCCAGGTGCACGAGGTGATGTCCAAGGATGTGGTGGTGGTGAAGGCGTCACTCACAGTGCGGGATGCGATGAGGGTGATCTCGGAAAAACGTTTCCGGCACTTGCCTGTTGTATCCAATGGCAAACTTGTCGGGGTGGTATCCAGTGGCGACCTGAACAGCAGGATCGTCGCGGAACGGGAAGGTGTGATCGATACCTTGTACGATTACATCTACGGCACCTATCCTGGATAATCAGTTCATGCCGCTGACGCGGAGGTTGTACTGCAAGGGGTTTATCCGGCTGCCGCGATAGGTGGCCCGCAGACGGCGTGGCGGGTGAGGAATTCATCAGCGCAGCCGCCGTAGGCCTGGGCGCCGTTTCCTCCGGGATCGTGCTCGAAGATGGTTATACCGTGACTGGGTGCTTCACCGATCCGGATCGATCGTGGAATCACCGTGTTGTAGAGCTGGGACGGGAAATAGTTGGCAACCTCCTCGACAACCTGTCGGGATAGGTTGGTGCGCCCGTCATACATGGTCATGAGGATTCCTTCGAGGATCACATCCGGATTGGCTCCGGTGTCGCGGATCTGTTCGATCACCTGGACAATCTTGGCCAGGCCCTCAAGGCCAAACCACTCGCACTGGAGCGGGATCAGGATTTCATCGGCGGCGGCGAGAGCCGAGGTCATCAGCACACCGAGCGACGGTGGGGTGTCGAGGATACAGAAATCGTAGCCATTATGCTGCTTCATCCCGGAAAGCAGGCCACGCAGGCGCATCAGGTGGTCATCCATGCGGGCGAGCTCAATCTCCACACCGGCCAGGTCCATGCCGGATGGAATCAGGGAGAGGTTGGCCAGGCGCGACGGGATGATTTTTTCCTCCATCGCACATTCTCCGAGCAAGGGGTAGTACATGCTCTCGCGGCCATCGGGTTCGTGGCCGATACCACTGGTGGCGTTGGCCTGCGGGTCGAGGTCGAGGAGCAGAATACGCTGCCCACGTGCCGCCAGGGCAGCTGAGAGATTGATGGCGGTGGTGGTCTTTCCGACGCCTCCTTTTTGGTTGGCGATAGCAACGATTTTCATTTTTTTAAAAATTGAGAGATCCAGGTGGTCGCAGAGCTGGAAATGAAACATGCACAATTCCAGCGTCTGACCAAAGATAAAAAACCATGATCTTTAAACGCGGCATTGCACTGTAGCCACATTGCGTCAATCTGGGGCCGGAAACGATGCAGATTACGGAGCAATGGGTAGGTCAGTCGGCGGGAGGACGGGTTTTTAAGGATGCCCGTGCCCTGCTTCGTCTCGGCAAGGTGGCGCAGGTGACACGCAAGGATTCCAGCGAGGGTGCCGTCTTTCAAGGACAGGTGGGGACAGGAAACAGGCCCATGCGCGTGGTGGTCAAGGTCTTGGGGCCGACCCAGGTGAAAAACCTCTGCGGCTGCACCATGGCCCGGTCCACAGGCGCCATGTGCGAGCACGCGGCGGCTTTGCTGTTGGCGAGTATACCATCGGAGGCCGCTCCCCGGAAACAGGATCAAACAGGGGGGCGGGATCACCGGCTGCCACCGGAGCCGTGCAAGGGACATCCAGTGATGCCGCTGGAAGTGCGGCTATCTCCGCGTTTTCCTCATGAGGCGGTCCGGGCAATTCATTTGAAACGTGCCGAGGGGGCTGAGGTCAATCAAGCGGACCGAACCCTGACTCAATGGCTGACGGCACATGTGGGCCAGGCCGGTGCGGCGATGTTGTCGCTGCCCGAGGATCAACTGGCGGGGTTTTATCAATCGCTGGACGGACACACCCGCGTTTACAGCGGTGACACGCATCTCGTCATCCAGTCAGCCGTGTTACGTCCCTCGCTGGATCTTGAGCTGGAGTCGGGTGACGAGGGTGATGTCATGTGGCTGAAACTCGGCGGGGGAGATGGTGCCCAGCAGGAGCTGGTCATGCTGGGTGGAAAACTGGCCGAGTGGGACAGCTGGCTTGGGCAATTGGCGGTGGCTTCCTCCGACACCCAACAGCTCGGCAGTGCAGTTGATCTGAGTGAGCTGTTAGCCGGAGACTGGCTGCAGATGGATGCCGGTGATTTTGTTCAATCATTGGAGCTGATGGCTGGGGCTTTCCAGCTTCCGGGCGATCTCGGTGGGCTCGATATCCATGAGGCCGAACCCGTGATTGAGCTGGAGATAGCGGGTTCCACCCGGGCTTTGCAGGCACGTTTGGTGGCGGTTTACGCAGAAAATGCCCGGCTTCCATTGGCCTCGACCCACCAGGTTTCGGTGGAGTTTCCCCTGGCATCCGACCAGCCGGGGCAGTGGCTTGTGCGTAACCCCGAGTATGAGCAACAGGCGATTGCCCGGTTGATGGAGTCCGGCTTCCAGGTGCTTGAAGCCTCTGGCTCCCTGTTTCTACGGGGCGAAGACGAGGTGATTGATTTTCTAACAACGATGTTGCCGGCGCTCCGGCAGCAGTGGGTGGTGAAGACGGAGGCGAAGCTCGTGCAGGTGGAGTCGAAGCTGGACCGCATCGTACCGCGGGTTGAGGTGGAGGGGGGTGGTCGCCAAGCGGGAACCGATTGGTTGGCCTGTGAGGTGTCATGGCAGGTGGGAGGTGAGACGCTCGACCGTGATACGGTCAGGAGACTGCTGCAGTCGGGTAGCCGCACCTTGTCACTGCCACGCGGAGGCAAGGCGGTGATTTCTCACTTCGATGCCGAGGTGATGGAGGGTTTTTTGCTGGATACCGATCCTCGGCAGGAGGATGGGCGGTATTATTTTCCTGTGCAGCAGGAGGCCTATCTGCAACGACTGAGGGCATTTTATGGCGCGCATGGACCCACGGAAGAAGAGCCGGTTCCGGCACTCCCCGATGAGCTGGCTGCCCAACTGCGTGCCTATCAAACCGAGGGGGTCGAGTGGCTGTATCGTAGTGCCGTGCGCACGGGTGGCGCACTCCTTGCCGATGATATGGGCTTGGGGAAAACTTTGCAGACCTTGGCGTTTGTCCAGCATTGGAAAACCCACGGAGGGGATGCCGCCAGGGGGCCGGCCTTGGTGGTCTGTCCTGCCACTCTGTTAGGAAACTGGCGTGATGAGGCGGCGAAGTGGGTGCCCCGTCTGAACGTGCTGGTGATGCACGGCCCGCGACGCAAGGATTATTACGAGGTGATGGAGGTGGCTGATATCATTGTCACCAGTTATGCCTTGCTCGACAAGGATTGTGCGCACTATCAGAAAATCCAGTTAGGCGCGCTGATTCTTGATGAGGCCAGTGCGATCCGTAATCCGGATACCATCGCGGCGAAGGCGGCGAGAAAAGTGAAGGCCGCATGCCGGGTTGCCATCACGGGCACCCCGGTCGAAAACAGTGTCCGTGACCTGTGGTCGGTCTATCAGTTTCTCATGCCTGGATACCTCGGGGGGCGGGAGGACTTCCGGCGTCGATACGAGGTTCCCTGCGCGGCGGAAGTGCCCGACCGTGTGGCGATGCAGCGACTCCGCTGGCGCACCAGTCCATTTATGCTGCGGCGGACCAAATCCCTGGTCGCCAAGGATCTGCCACCAAAGATCGAAAGTGTCGTCTGGTGTGACCCCTCACCGATGCAGCGGGACCAATACCAGGCGATCCTCCGTCACGGGGCGGAAAAGGTCGACCAGCTCCGGGCGCAATCAGGTAAGGACGGCGCGCGGATGCAGATGTTGACCGTGCTCCTGAGGCTCCGGCAGAGCTGTTGTGATCTACGGTTGTT of Akkermansiaceae bacterium contains these proteins:
- a CDS encoding SNF2 helicase associated domain-containing protein, which encodes MQITEQWVGQSAGGRVFKDARALLRLGKVAQVTRKDSSEGAVFQGQVGTGNRPMRVVVKVLGPTQVKNLCGCTMARSTGAMCEHAAALLLASIPSEAAPRKQDQTGGRDHRLPPEPCKGHPVMPLEVRLSPRFPHEAVRAIHLKRAEGAEVNQADRTLTQWLTAHVGQAGAAMLSLPEDQLAGFYQSLDGHTRVYSGDTHLVIQSAVLRPSLDLELESGDEGDVMWLKLGGGDGAQQELVMLGGKLAEWDSWLGQLAVASSDTQQLGSAVDLSELLAGDWLQMDAGDFVQSLELMAGAFQLPGDLGGLDIHEAEPVIELEIAGSTRALQARLVAVYAENARLPLASTHQVSVEFPLASDQPGQWLVRNPEYEQQAIARLMESGFQVLEASGSLFLRGEDEVIDFLTTMLPALRQQWVVKTEAKLVQVESKLDRIVPRVEVEGGGRQAGTDWLACEVSWQVGGETLDRDTVRRLLQSGSRTLSLPRGGKAVISHFDAEVMEGFLLDTDPRQEDGRYYFPVQQEAYLQRLRAFYGAHGPTEEEPVPALPDELAAQLRAYQTEGVEWLYRSAVRTGGALLADDMGLGKTLQTLAFVQHWKTHGGDAARGPALVVCPATLLGNWRDEAAKWVPRLNVLVMHGPRRKDYYEVMEVADIIVTSYALLDKDCAHYQKIQLGALILDEASAIRNPDTIAAKAARKVKAACRVAITGTPVENSVRDLWSVYQFLMPGYLGGREDFRRRYEVPCAAEVPDRVAMQRLRWRTSPFMLRRTKSLVAKDLPPKIESVVWCDPSPMQRDQYQAILRHGAEKVDQLRAQSGKDGARMQMLTVLLRLRQSCCDLRLLDDKLKGKSLSDVSAKLARLMELLDEAQRGGHRVLVFSQFTSMLALIREELDREDIDYCYLDGSTLDRAGVVDRFQKPGGPPVFLISLKAGGYGLTLTAADTVVLFDPWWNPAVEAQAADRIHRIGQTKPATIYKLITRGTVEEKILRLQERKRSVITAAMGDVGDESGPMMTGLTEREMLELLE
- a CDS encoding CBS domain-containing protein, with the translated sequence MEQSIAEIIQENKGRICKIDPTATIKEASKLMKAERVGALLVMNGERVIGVLTERDIVYRVIAVDRDIETTQVHEVMSKDVVVVKASLTVRDAMRVISEKRFRHLPVVSNGKLVGVVSSGDLNSRIVAEREGVIDTLYDYIYGTYPG
- a CDS encoding ParA family protein; amino-acid sequence: MKIVAIANQKGGVGKTTTAINLSAALAARGQRILLLDLDPQANATSGIGHEPDGRESMYYPLLGECAMEEKIIPSRLANLSLIPSGMDLAGVEIELARMDDHLMRLRGLLSGMKQHNGYDFCILDTPPSLGVLMTSALAAADEILIPLQCEWFGLEGLAKIVQVIEQIRDTGANPDVILEGILMTMYDGRTNLSRQVVEEVANYFPSQLYNTVIPRSIRIGEAPSHGITIFEHDPGGNGAQAYGGCADEFLTRHAVCGPPIAAAG